DNA from Acidobacteriota bacterium:
GTGGACGCCGACCTTCCCTTTTACGAAGGCAACGTCGGTGACCGCGAACTGGTCAAGCGCATCTGCCAAATGCATCAAATCAATGCCTGCATCCACTTTGCTGCGCTGGCTTACGTAGGTGAATCAGTCGCCCAGCCCAAGCTGTATTTTGAAAACAACGTCGAACAAGGCATCGCGCTGCTCGATGCGCTGCTGGAATCCGGCGTGCGGCAGTTCGTCTTTTCTTCGACCTGTGCGACGTACGGCGAACCGGTGCGAATGCCGATAGATGAACTGCATCCACAACAGCCAACAAACCCTTACGGCTGGTCGAAACTGTTTATGGAAAAGATTCTGGCCAGTTACGATCAAGCCTACGGGGTAAAGTACGTCGCGCTGCGCTATTTCAACGCCGCCGGAGCCATTCCCACACGCGGCGAACACCACGAACCGGAAACGCACATCATTCCAAACATTCTTGCCGCTGCTGCGGGCAAACTGCCGCACGTGACCGTATTCGGAGGCGATTACCCTACGCCCGACGGCACCGCGATCCGCGATTACATTCATGTCGCAGACTTAGGCCAGGCGCACATTCAGGCGT
Protein-coding regions in this window:
- the galE gene encoding UDP-glucose 4-epimerase GalE, which produces MAILVTGGAGYIGSVTVELLREQGEQVVVLDNLFRGHREAVDADLPFYEGNVGDRELVKRICQMHQINACIHFAALAYVGESVAQPKLYFENNVEQGIALLDALLESGVRQFVFSSTCATYGEPVRMPIDELHPQQPTNPYGWSKLFMEKILASYDQAYGVKYVALRYFNAAGAIPTRGEHHEPETHIIPNILAAAAGKLPHVTVFGGDYPTPDGTAIRDYIHVADLGQAHIQALNHLRSGNSSECINLGNGQGYSVMEVIEAARQVTGLPIEVKIEPARPGDPSRLIANAEKAKTVLGWQPKFADLATILRTAWDWHQARPAGY